In Vitis riparia cultivar Riparia Gloire de Montpellier isolate 1030 chromosome 19, EGFV_Vit.rip_1.0, whole genome shotgun sequence, the following proteins share a genomic window:
- the LOC117909067 gene encoding protein DETOXIFICATION 19-like, which yields MDLSHCWIAYALVHWTALGYKGAPLAASISLWLSTIMLAVYVKYAKRFGDTWKGFSSESFRHIPSNLKLALPSAAMVCLEYWAFEILVLLAGLMPNSETTTSLIAMCVNTGAIAFMIAYGLSAAARQSGPSQARHGSTLKITNRLALAVVLLLALCHSIWASFFSDSTVIIKDYAYMAPLLVASILLDSTQEDVAGSISPTWLFDRQWHAHRYFGGNPKKSSAIHMVNLGRRRSNLDGQMRYSAREKVLPFVAEGI from the exons ATGGATTTGAGTCATTGTTGGATTGCATATGCTTTGGTTCATTGGACTGCTCTTGGCTACAAGGGAGCCCCACTGGCAGCTTCCATTTCACTCTGGCTGTCGACCATTATGCTCGCTGTTTATGTGAAGTATGCTAAGAGATTTGGGGATACATGGAAAGGGTTTTCATCTGAATCATTCCGTCACATTCCCTCAAACTTGAAATTGGCACTGCCCTCTGCTGCAATGGTGTG TCTGGAGTACTGGGCATTTGAGATTCTGGTTTTGCTAGCTGGGTTGATGCCTAATTCAGAAACAACCACTTCATTAATAGCAATGTG TGTGAACACAGGAGCTATAGCATTCATGATTGCTTATGGTCTCAGTGCAGCAGCAAG GCAATCTGGACCGAGCCAAGCACGCCATGGCAGTACTCTCAAGATCACCAACCGGCTTGCTCTTGCAGTTGTTCTACTCCTAGCCCTTTGCCACAGTATCTGGGCTAGCTTTTTCAGTGATAGCACTGTCATAATAAAGGATTATGCTTACATGGCACCCCTGCTTGTAGCCTCAATACTATTAGACAGTACACAAG AGGATGTGGCTGGTAGCATATCGCCAACTTGGCTATTTGATCGGCAATGGCATGCCCATCGATATTTCGGGGGAAATCCCAAAAAATCGTCGGCGATACACATGGTCAACTTGGGTCGTCGACGGTCAAATCTCGATGGTCAAATGCGCTACAGTGCTAGAGAAAAGGTCCTTCCTTTTGTCGCTGAGGGGATTTGA